A window of Sedimentibacter sp. MB31-C6 genomic DNA:
GCTATGTAGCTACATTATTTGGATATGGTATATGGAATGGATTGATTGTAAAATATCCTATTGGAAAAATAGCACCGTTATCACTTTTAGTTCCAATAACAGGATTATTAACTGCTAGAATTGTTCTTTCAGAGCAACTATCAAAAATGCAGTGGATAGGAGTTTCTATTATATTGATTGGATTAATTATAACAAATGTAAATTTTGGAGTATTCAAAAAAATTATTAAAAAGTATAGAATAATAAATAAAGCAGAAAGCGATTGATTGTATTCTATAATTAAAATTATTAATAATATAAATCTTTTACCGGAAAAATATACATATGAATGAGGTATTGACAACCTGAAATTAAAGACATATAATATCTTCTTGAAGCACGTTAATAATTATAAATTTATTATTATATACTCAAAGTTGCTTTTGTTTGCAACTTTATTTTTATGAAATACTATGCTTAGGGGGATGAACATGGAGCAAATTAGAGAAAATAAAATGGGCGTAATGCCCGTTAAAAAGCTTTTAATCAATATGTCTTTGCCAATGATGATTTCAATGATTATTCAAGCTTTATATAATGTAGTAGATAGTATATTTGTAGCAAAAATTAGTGAAAATGCATTAGCAGCAGTTTCACTTTCTTTTCCTGTACAGAATATGATGGTAGCAATTGCAGTTGGAACTGGCGTTGGAATCAATGCATTACTTTCAAAGAGTTTAGGAGAAAGAAATTTCAAGGAATCTAATAGAGCAGCTAATAATGGTATTTTTCTTGGATTACTTAGTTATCTTGTTTTTTTAATATTTGGGTTAACACTTGTAAAAACATACTTTTTATCACAAACAAATGATATTGAAATAGTGGAATATGGAACTTCATATTTGACTATAATTTGCTCAATGTCTATAGGTTTATTTGGACAAATAACTTTTGAACGATTATTGCAATCTACTGGAAAAACAATTTATAATATGATAACTCAAGGCATTGGTGCTGTTATTAATATTATTCTTGATCCAATTTTAATATTTGGATTACTTGGCATGCCGAAAATGGGAGTAGCTGGAGCTGCAGTTGCTACTGTAACTGGACAACTTGTAGCAACAATATTAGGGCTAATTTATAATTTAAAGGCAAATCCAGAAATAACAATAAAAATACGTGGGTATCGCCCAAATATGAATACGATTAAAAAAATATATTCAGTTGGATTTCCATCTATTATTATGCTATCTATTTCATCAATTACTACTTATAGCATTAATAATATTCTATTGAAATTTTCATCAACTGCAACGGCAGTATTTGGAGTTTATTTTAAATTGCAAAGTTTTGTATTTATGCCTGTGTTTGGTCTTAATAACGGTATGGTTCCAATAATATCTTTTAATTATGGAGCTCGGAAAAAAGAACGATTAATTAAAACAATAAAATTAAGCATTGAATTTGCAGTAGGAATAATGCTTATTGGATTTGTTGTTTTTCAAGTTTTTCCTGAAAAATTATTATTATTATTTAATGCTTCAGAAGAAATGTTGAGTATTGGAATCCCGGCACTTCGGATTATAAGTCTCAGTTATATCTTTGCAGGATTTTCTGTAGTGACAGGTTCTGTATTTCA
This region includes:
- a CDS encoding MATE family efflux transporter, which produces MNMEQIRENKMGVMPVKKLLINMSLPMMISMIIQALYNVVDSIFVAKISENALAAVSLSFPVQNMMVAIAVGTGVGINALLSKSLGERNFKESNRAANNGIFLGLLSYLVFLIFGLTLVKTYFLSQTNDIEIVEYGTSYLTIICSMSIGLFGQITFERLLQSTGKTIYNMITQGIGAVINIILDPILIFGLLGMPKMGVAGAAVATVTGQLVATILGLIYNLKANPEITIKIRGYRPNMNTIKKIYSVGFPSIIMLSISSITTYSINNILLKFSSTATAVFGVYFKLQSFVFMPVFGLNNGMVPIISFNYGARKKERLIKTIKLSIEFAVGIMLIGFVVFQVFPEKLLLLFNASEEMLSIGIPALRIISLSYIFAGFSVVTGSVFQAFGNGMYSLLVSISRQLVVLVPVAYFLSLSGNINLVWWSYPIAEIASLIVSIIFLKSIYSYKIKPIEEIQTINEKVKEMSYVN